In Listeria monocytogenes, the following proteins share a genomic window:
- a CDS encoding OsmC family protein, which yields MTKPLKLVYTENGFDTGSFLIDDKLTDYSPADLMLMSITSCSAIVFRNILKKKRVNFTDLWIDATMERIPEEENRISAIHLHFKITGADLDPKALEKALKLTPKYCSMVRSVEKSILVDESLEIMP from the coding sequence ATGACAAAACCATTAAAGTTAGTTTATACCGAAAATGGGTTTGACACAGGAAGTTTTTTAATCGATGACAAACTGACCGATTATTCACCAGCAGATTTGATGTTGATGTCTATTACCAGTTGTAGCGCCATTGTTTTTCGTAACATTTTAAAGAAAAAACGAGTAAACTTCACTGACTTATGGATAGACGCCACAATGGAACGCATCCCAGAAGAAGAAAATCGTATAAGCGCGATACATCTTCATTTTAAAATAACCGGTGCTGACTTGGATCCAAAAGCACTTGAAAAAGCATTAAAATTAACACCGAAATACTGTTCGATGGTTCGTTCTGTCGAAAAAAGCATCCTTGTCGATGAAAGTCTTGAAATCATGCCATAA
- a CDS encoding deoxynucleoside kinase, whose product MEGVGNKVIVLAGMIGAGKSSYTELIANKLGTKAFYESIKDNRILEMFYDDPKRWAFALQIYFLNTRFRSIKAALTDQNNVLDRSIYEDALFTQINFEEGNISEPEMDTYLDLLDNMMEELAYMPKKAPDLLIYLRGSLDTVLSRIALRGRPYEQTFDNPGLLDYYKHLHSRYDSWFESYDKSETLVINIDEIDINQPNDADYVMQLIHEKLKR is encoded by the coding sequence ATGGAAGGAGTAGGAAATAAAGTGATTGTTTTAGCAGGAATGATTGGCGCTGGGAAAAGTAGTTATACAGAGCTAATTGCAAATAAACTTGGAACAAAGGCATTTTATGAAAGCATTAAGGATAATCGCATCCTTGAAATGTTTTATGATGACCCAAAAAGATGGGCTTTTGCCTTACAAATATATTTTTTAAATACCCGCTTTCGTAGTATTAAAGCTGCGTTAACGGATCAAAATAATGTGCTTGATCGGAGCATTTACGAGGACGCGCTTTTTACGCAAATTAATTTTGAAGAAGGTAACATTTCGGAACCTGAGATGGATACATATCTTGATTTACTCGACAATATGATGGAAGAACTTGCTTATATGCCGAAAAAAGCGCCTGATTTGTTGATTTATTTGCGCGGAAGTTTAGACACTGTATTGAGCCGAATTGCTCTTCGTGGTCGTCCTTATGAGCAAACATTTGATAATCCAGGTTTACTTGACTATTACAAGCATCTGCATAGTCGTTATGACAGCTGGTTTGAGTCTTATGATAAGAGTGAAACCCTTGTTATTAATATTGACGAAATAGATATTAATCAACCAAATGACGCAGATTATGTCATGCAACTTATTCATGAAAAATTAAAACGCTAA
- a CDS encoding YihY/virulence factor BrkB family protein gives MWKKVVKYTKKNGIVQIGQTVSARVGRNDVSGNAAQLAYYMLFSIFPMLLIAATLLAYLHIDKDSVFNMIKEFAPDQIMDFLEENLNNLLTQKNGGLLSIGIIATLWSASNGMNAVMKSLNKAYGVTNKRNYVVQRLLSMFFTLAMLATVGATLLLLVFGQQIGMFLINHLNFSEDFLSFWNNLRWTVTLIVIFVVFTFLYWVAPNRRSTLISVLPGALFSTIGWTVASLGFAYYVNNFGNYSATYGSIGVIIILMLWFYLTGIILMIGGELNATLAIRKKKKELGEIN, from the coding sequence GTGTGGAAAAAAGTAGTTAAATATACAAAGAAAAACGGGATTGTTCAAATTGGCCAAACAGTAAGTGCGAGAGTAGGTCGAAATGATGTTTCAGGAAATGCAGCACAGTTAGCTTATTATATGCTGTTTTCGATTTTTCCAATGCTCTTAATCGCGGCAACATTACTTGCCTATCTTCATATTGATAAAGATTCCGTTTTTAATATGATTAAAGAATTCGCGCCAGACCAGATTATGGACTTTTTAGAAGAAAATTTAAATAACTTACTAACGCAGAAAAATGGCGGATTACTTTCTATCGGGATTATCGCGACTTTATGGTCTGCCTCGAATGGCATGAATGCGGTCATGAAATCGCTCAATAAAGCATACGGAGTAACGAATAAACGAAATTATGTCGTACAGCGATTACTATCCATGTTTTTCACACTCGCAATGCTTGCGACAGTAGGGGCAACCTTACTATTACTTGTATTTGGACAACAAATAGGGATGTTTTTAATTAATCATTTGAATTTCTCGGAAGACTTTCTTAGTTTTTGGAATAATCTTCGTTGGACCGTTACACTCATCGTTATTTTTGTCGTCTTTACCTTTTTATATTGGGTCGCACCAAACCGGCGCAGTACGTTGATTAGTGTTCTACCTGGAGCACTTTTTTCAACAATCGGTTGGACAGTTGCTTCGCTAGGTTTTGCGTATTACGTAAATAATTTCGGCAACTATTCAGCAACATATGGCAGTATCGGTGTAATTATTATTTTAATGTTATGGTTTTATTTGACCGGCATTATTTTGATGATTGGCGGGGAGCTTAACGCTACACTGGCGATTCGGAAAAAGAAAAAAGAATTAGGCGAAATCAATTAA
- a CDS encoding DUF1128 domain-containing protein, whose protein sequence is MNLETPSQENLNFMLTEITTKLKMVNVGVFENLELDSVDYNALIDIYQLIKRKSNFSPREMQLFAEELRRIRK, encoded by the coding sequence ATGAATCTTGAAACCCCTTCACAGGAAAACTTGAATTTTATGTTAACCGAAATTACAACGAAACTAAAAATGGTGAATGTAGGTGTTTTTGAAAATCTGGAGCTTGACTCTGTTGATTATAACGCACTTATCGATATTTATCAGCTAATTAAACGTAAATCCAATTTCAGCCCGCGTGAGATGCAATTATTTGCAGAAGAATTACGCCGGATTCGCAAATAA
- a CDS encoding aminoglycoside N(3)-acetyltransferase — protein MGEKMAIWRTKKPATKQKIVSDLQESGIKKGDTIIFHASMSKAHWICGGPVTVILALQELVGELGNIVMPAQTGQLSDPAKWENPPVPESWWKIIRRETPPFDPLVTPTRGMGVIAETFRTMPDVERSFHPYHSFCAWGKDKKQILANQPLAKSMGDESPLGKMYQLDAKIILFGVDNNNNTSLHLAEERSNAFPLIENQAAFLKNGEIIWEKYQEIDYNSDVFIALGRAYEKERDFHPTTIIGAPTKIYDMRDLVDFGTNYFQTKNH, from the coding sequence ATGGGAGAAAAAATGGCTATTTGGCGAACAAAAAAGCCAGCAACAAAACAAAAAATCGTGTCGGACCTACAAGAATCGGGTATTAAAAAGGGGGATACGATTATTTTTCATGCTTCCATGTCAAAAGCACACTGGATTTGCGGTGGTCCAGTTACCGTTATTTTGGCATTGCAAGAACTGGTTGGTGAATTAGGCAATATAGTAATGCCGGCTCAAACAGGTCAATTAAGTGATCCTGCAAAGTGGGAAAATCCGCCAGTTCCTGAAAGTTGGTGGAAAATAATTCGCAGAGAAACACCGCCATTTGATCCGCTTGTAACACCAACTCGTGGAATGGGTGTCATTGCCGAAACATTTCGTACCATGCCAGATGTTGAGCGCAGTTTTCATCCATACCATTCGTTTTGTGCTTGGGGGAAAGATAAAAAACAAATTCTTGCCAACCAGCCACTTGCGAAAAGCATGGGGGATGAATCGCCGCTAGGGAAAATGTATCAACTTGATGCGAAAATTATCTTGTTCGGGGTAGATAATAATAACAATACATCGCTTCATTTAGCGGAAGAACGCTCCAATGCTTTTCCGCTAATAGAAAACCAGGCAGCTTTTCTTAAAAATGGCGAAATCATTTGGGAGAAGTATCAGGAAATTGATTATAATAGTGACGTGTTTATCGCGTTAGGTCGCGCTTATGAGAAAGAACGTGACTTTCACCCAACGACGATTATCGGAGCGCCGACGAAAATTTATGATATGCGTGATTTAGTGGATTTTGGCACCAATTATTTCCAAACAAAAAACCACTAA
- the map gene encoding type I methionyl aminopeptidase, with protein MITLKSRREIDEMKAAGKILADTHKELKKIIKPGITSWDLEVFTEEFLRKNGATPEQKGFEGYEYAICASINDEICHGFPRKQKLNQGDIITVDMVVNYHGALADSAWTYAVGEVPDDVKHLMDVTHKALYLGIEQAQVGARVGDIGHAIQTYVESENLAVVREFIGHGVGPTLHEKPDIPHYGTAGKGPRLKEGMVITVEPMVNMGAWKAKMDDNGWTARTVDGSLSAQYEHTFAITKDGPEILTYQGEND; from the coding sequence ATGATCACACTCAAATCAAGACGCGAAATCGATGAGATGAAAGCAGCAGGGAAAATCCTTGCCGATACGCATAAAGAACTTAAAAAAATTATTAAACCAGGCATTACTAGCTGGGATTTAGAAGTATTTACAGAAGAATTTTTACGTAAAAATGGCGCAACTCCAGAGCAAAAAGGCTTTGAAGGTTATGAATATGCTATTTGTGCAAGTATTAATGACGAAATTTGTCATGGCTTCCCGCGCAAACAAAAGCTTAACCAAGGCGATATTATTACAGTAGATATGGTCGTGAATTATCACGGCGCACTTGCTGATTCTGCTTGGACTTATGCAGTAGGGGAAGTGCCTGATGATGTGAAACATTTAATGGATGTAACGCATAAAGCACTTTATTTAGGTATTGAACAAGCACAAGTAGGCGCTCGAGTTGGCGATATTGGTCATGCTATTCAAACATACGTAGAATCTGAAAATCTTGCTGTTGTACGTGAGTTTATTGGTCACGGCGTTGGACCAACTTTACATGAAAAACCAGATATCCCACATTACGGTACAGCTGGCAAAGGACCTCGCTTAAAAGAAGGCATGGTTATTACAGTGGAACCAATGGTCAATATGGGCGCTTGGAAAGCCAAAATGGACGATAATGGCTGGACTGCTAGAACTGTTGATGGCTCTTTGTCTGCGCAATATGAACATACTTTCGCAATCACAAAAGATGGTCCAGAAATTTTAACGTATCAAGGCGAAAACGATTAA
- a CDS encoding flavodoxin — protein MTKVMIVYASMTGNTQEIADILGEELEKYDIEVEIEECISVDPEDLLEYDGALIGGYTYDDGQLPDEFVDFYEDMADVDFSGKVCASFGSGDTFYDEYCLTVDLIETRLKEQGATVPVAGLKVDLDPDEEDVVRAESYAKTFVDVLKG, from the coding sequence ATGACAAAAGTGATGATCGTTTATGCCAGCATGACTGGTAATACACAAGAAATTGCCGACATTTTAGGTGAAGAATTAGAAAAATACGATATCGAAGTAGAAATTGAAGAATGTATTTCAGTTGATCCTGAAGATTTACTAGAATATGATGGCGCTCTAATCGGTGGCTATACATACGATGATGGTCAGCTTCCTGATGAGTTCGTTGATTTTTATGAAGATATGGCGGACGTTGATTTTAGCGGCAAAGTTTGCGCTTCTTTCGGTTCTGGCGATACTTTTTATGATGAATACTGTTTAACAGTTGATTTAATTGAAACTCGTCTAAAAGAGCAAGGCGCTACTGTTCCTGTTGCTGGGCTTAAAGTAGACCTTGATCCAGATGAAGAAGATGTTGTTCGCGCGGAAAGTTACGCAAAAACATTTGTTGATGTATTAAAAGGATAA
- a CDS encoding aminopeptidase → MTVFSEKLEKYAELIVKVGVNVQPEQKVVIMAPVDAAPLVRLISKYAFEVGAEDVIMDWRDEELGALRYKNAPLRVFESAPVHRVAEKTELAKEGACFISITSEDPDLLNGVDSNKIATFQKTMGGAMSEFRELMQANVVSWTVVAAASQGWAAKVFPDLTPAEQMETLWEAIFETTRINTENPVETWKNHDQTLAAKAESLNEKQFTSLHYTAPGTDLTIGLPKNHLWVGAGSKNKKGHEFMANMPTEEVFCCADKLKVEGYVSSTKPLSYAGNIIDDFKITFEKGRIVGVEAASGEEILKDLIATDEGSHYLGEVALVPDPSPISQSGILFYNTLFDENASNHLAIGSAYAFNVKGGEEMSREELEAAGVNNSLTHVDFMIGSSEMDIDGVTESGEVVPVFRKGDWAF, encoded by the coding sequence ATGACAGTATTTAGTGAAAAGTTAGAAAAGTATGCAGAATTGATTGTAAAAGTTGGGGTAAATGTCCAACCTGAACAGAAAGTAGTAATTATGGCTCCAGTTGACGCGGCTCCACTTGTTCGCCTTATTTCCAAATATGCTTTTGAAGTTGGTGCAGAGGATGTCATTATGGATTGGCGCGATGAAGAATTAGGTGCATTACGTTACAAAAATGCTCCACTACGCGTTTTTGAAAGCGCTCCGGTTCACCGTGTTGCAGAAAAAACAGAACTTGCCAAAGAAGGCGCTTGTTTTATCTCCATCACTTCCGAAGATCCGGATTTACTTAACGGCGTGGATAGCAACAAAATTGCGACATTCCAGAAAACAATGGGTGGTGCAATGAGCGAGTTTCGCGAGTTAATGCAAGCAAATGTTGTAAGCTGGACAGTTGTTGCAGCAGCTTCACAAGGATGGGCAGCAAAAGTATTCCCAGATTTAACTCCAGCAGAACAAATGGAAACACTTTGGGAAGCTATTTTTGAAACAACTCGTATTAACACCGAAAACCCGGTAGAAACTTGGAAAAATCACGATCAAACACTTGCTGCAAAAGCAGAAAGTTTAAATGAAAAACAATTTACTTCTTTACATTATACGGCTCCTGGAACAGACCTTACAATTGGTCTTCCAAAAAACCATCTTTGGGTTGGCGCTGGCAGTAAGAATAAAAAAGGACATGAATTTATGGCCAATATGCCAACAGAAGAAGTATTCTGTTGTGCGGATAAACTAAAAGTGGAAGGTTATGTTTCTAGTACGAAACCACTTAGTTATGCAGGAAATATTATCGATGACTTCAAAATCACTTTCGAAAAAGGTCGTATTGTAGGTGTAGAAGCAGCATCCGGCGAAGAAATTTTGAAAGATTTAATCGCGACAGATGAAGGCTCACACTATTTAGGTGAAGTGGCGCTAGTTCCAGACCCATCCCCTATTTCCCAATCCGGCATTTTATTCTACAACACGCTATTTGACGAAAATGCATCTAACCACTTAGCAATTGGTAGTGCGTATGCATTTAATGTTAAAGGTGGCGAAGAAATGTCTCGTGAAGAATTAGAAGCAGCTGGTGTGAACAATAGTTTAACACACGTTGATTTCATGATTGGTTCTTCTGAAATGGACATTGATGGTGTAACCGAATCTGGTGAAGTTGTTCCTGTTTTCCGTAAAGGCGACTGGGCGTTCTAA
- a CDS encoding MFS transporter, translating to MKFSTWDINLKVRLFGEALLDISFWMVFPFLTIYFSESIGRELTSLLLIISQVLAVFTALLGGYFADNFGRKRMMSISVIGEGFGFLVFAIGALHVVDSPYLSFAGFAIASVFMAFYQPASQAMIADVVPPEHRTHIYSVFYMMINIAVVIGPILGSVLFYNFTTETLLAIVCADLLLLFLLQKFGHETAPLLVNPDLQKEVVRKSIGAVLMEQLKNYKIIFKDKIFFLYIVAGIIVSQSFMQLDLLFPLYIKEVIGASNLFAFHFTGEQLFGVIVSINGFFVAALTVVVTRWMSHFREKFVFMNSSFLYAIAIFLFGISTGPWGAICAIILFSFAELMTVGLQQTFVSQLAPEDKRAMYFSAAGLRYTLGKVIAPLAITLSTLIGYTGTFTIIGILALISGLIYYYMYSEFEKQRQIS from the coding sequence ATGAAATTTAGTACATGGGACATCAATTTAAAAGTAAGGCTTTTTGGGGAAGCACTACTCGATATTTCTTTTTGGATGGTCTTCCCCTTTCTAACGATTTACTTTTCGGAAAGTATTGGGCGCGAACTGACGAGCCTATTGCTGATTATTTCGCAAGTTTTGGCGGTTTTCACAGCTTTGCTTGGCGGTTATTTTGCGGATAACTTTGGTCGTAAACGGATGATGAGTATTTCTGTCATTGGAGAAGGTTTTGGTTTTCTTGTTTTTGCAATAGGTGCACTTCATGTTGTGGATTCTCCTTACTTGAGTTTTGCTGGTTTCGCGATTGCGAGTGTTTTTATGGCGTTTTATCAGCCAGCAAGTCAAGCGATGATTGCAGATGTGGTTCCACCTGAGCATCGGACGCATATTTATTCCGTGTTCTATATGATGATTAATATTGCGGTCGTTATTGGCCCCATTCTTGGTTCGGTCTTATTTTATAATTTCACGACAGAAACGCTACTTGCAATTGTTTGTGCGGATTTATTATTACTATTTTTACTGCAAAAATTTGGTCACGAAACAGCCCCTCTTTTGGTTAATCCTGATTTACAAAAAGAAGTGGTTCGAAAAAGTATCGGTGCTGTTTTAATGGAACAACTAAAAAACTATAAGATTATTTTTAAAGACAAGATTTTCTTTCTTTATATTGTTGCCGGGATTATTGTTTCTCAGTCATTTATGCAACTGGATTTACTTTTCCCGCTCTATATTAAAGAAGTTATCGGCGCCTCTAACTTGTTCGCGTTTCATTTTACAGGTGAGCAATTGTTCGGTGTTATCGTTTCTATTAATGGCTTCTTTGTTGCAGCACTTACGGTCGTTGTCACTCGTTGGATGAGCCATTTTAGAGAAAAATTTGTCTTTATGAATTCTTCTTTTCTCTATGCGATTGCGATTTTCTTATTTGGTATTTCGACAGGACCGTGGGGAGCGATTTGTGCCATTATTCTCTTTAGCTTCGCGGAACTCATGACTGTTGGCTTGCAACAAACCTTTGTTTCACAGTTAGCTCCAGAGGATAAAAGGGCGATGTACTTCTCTGCTGCTGGACTTCGTTATACGCTGGGTAAAGTCATTGCTCCACTTGCGATTACACTTTCGACTTTAATTGGCTATACTGGCACATTTACAATTATTGGTATTTTAGCGCTCATTAGTGGGCTAATTTATTACTATATGTACTCAGAATTTGAAAAACAGCGTCAAATTTCCTAA
- the mreBH gene encoding rod-share determining protein MreBH has product MFGTTTIGIDLGTANILVYSKEKGIILNEPSVVALNTNDGTVLAIGQEAKEMIGKTPTSISAVRPMKDGVIADFDLTSGLLREIMRRISVSGVRKPNVVVCTPTGATSVERRAISDAVRSTGARSVVLIEEPVAAAIGADLPVAEPVANVIVDIGGGTSEIAIISYGGVVSSTSIRTGGDHMDEEIIQYIRKNYNLLIGQTTAERIKMELGYAPIEHVTQTADIRGRDLLTGLPKTIQVSSTEIQSALAETLQRILEAIRNTLELCPPELSGDIVDRGIILSGGGSLLQGFRDWLVQEIDVPVHMAPSPLESVAIGTGRSLVFADKLAKN; this is encoded by the coding sequence ATGTTTGGAACAACAACTATTGGAATTGATTTAGGTACTGCGAATATTTTAGTTTACAGTAAAGAAAAAGGCATTATACTGAATGAACCTTCTGTGGTCGCGCTAAATACGAATGATGGAACGGTACTTGCGATTGGCCAGGAAGCAAAAGAGATGATTGGTAAAACGCCGACTTCGATTTCTGCTGTAAGACCAATGAAGGACGGTGTTATTGCTGATTTTGATTTAACGAGCGGACTTTTGCGCGAGATTATGCGCCGGATTTCAGTTAGTGGTGTGAGAAAGCCCAATGTGGTCGTTTGTACACCAACTGGCGCAACATCAGTCGAGCGTCGCGCTATTTCAGATGCGGTAAGATCAACTGGTGCTCGTTCAGTCGTTTTAATTGAAGAACCTGTTGCAGCTGCAATTGGTGCTGATTTACCCGTAGCCGAGCCTGTCGCTAATGTAATTGTGGATATTGGTGGCGGCACAAGTGAGATTGCGATTATTTCATACGGCGGTGTAGTTTCGAGCACTTCGATTCGCACAGGTGGCGATCATATGGATGAAGAAATCATTCAATACATCCGCAAAAATTACAACCTTTTAATCGGTCAAACAACAGCAGAACGAATTAAAATGGAGCTTGGTTATGCGCCGATCGAACACGTAACACAAACTGCGGATATCCGTGGTCGTGATTTGCTTACTGGCTTACCAAAAACAATCCAAGTAAGCTCTACAGAAATCCAAAGCGCTTTAGCTGAAACATTACAACGTATATTAGAAGCTATTCGGAATACACTTGAACTTTGCCCACCAGAATTAAGTGGTGATATTGTCGATCGCGGCATTATTTTAAGTGGTGGTGGCTCCTTACTTCAAGGTTTCCGCGACTGGCTTGTACAAGAAATAGATGTCCCTGTACATATGGCTCCAAGTCCTTTGGAATCCGTTGCAATTGGCACAGGTAGATCCCTCGTTTTTGCAGATAAATTAGCTAAAAATTAA
- a CDS encoding class I SAM-dependent methyltransferase — protein MMKITKRRKITLIILGGIIGLSFILYKPLINYLSEQAANPRGIIGEITTKIWSSYFEDLSKWTISNTELSNVNHVLDIGYGGGSNVKNLAELNKNWTIYGVDISEESYKTATNLNEKAINNGTVKLSIQDVALMNYQADFFDLVYAIQTHMYWDNPQEGFEEIYRVMSQDGVLILSSEKDKIDYHMDEYKTTASLTALLKGIGFKEVVEKERGNWVLYTVRK, from the coding sequence ATGATGAAAATAACAAAAAGAAGGAAAATAACACTAATCATTTTGGGAGGTATCATCGGTTTGAGTTTTATTTTATATAAACCATTAATTAACTATTTAAGCGAACAAGCGGCGAATCCGCGTGGGATTATTGGTGAAATCACTACGAAAATATGGTCATCCTATTTTGAAGATTTGAGTAAGTGGACAATTAGTAATACTGAACTAAGTAATGTTAATCATGTATTAGATATTGGTTATGGTGGGGGCTCCAATGTTAAAAATCTAGCTGAACTAAATAAAAATTGGACTATTTACGGAGTGGATATTTCTGAAGAATCGTATAAAACAGCTACAAATTTGAATGAAAAAGCCATCAATAATGGCACAGTGAAGCTATCTATTCAAGATGTTGCTTTGATGAATTATCAAGCGGATTTTTTCGATTTAGTTTATGCTATCCAAACGCATATGTACTGGGATAATCCTCAAGAAGGCTTTGAAGAAATCTATCGTGTCATGTCACAAGATGGTGTTTTAATACTGTCGTCCGAAAAAGATAAAATTGATTATCACATGGACGAATATAAAACAACCGCCTCGCTAACAGCACTCTTAAAAGGAATTGGCTTTAAGGAGGTAGTGGAGAAGGAAAGAGGGAATTGGGTTTTGTATACGGTCAGAAAATAA
- a CDS encoding TetR/AcrR family transcriptional regulator: MNNYEKRTLKKKTAIIQAALSLFGKQGFSDVSIKDIAALADVSQVSIYNYFGSKEALVGECARIIMQDTITLAEEILASEGTFTQKLERALKLCNAEINLSLSKFISQEASKDAQFITLLVNNINALKNEIYMKYIAIGKQEKIIDSRLSDQSIQLFIKAINGLGFTVPEEELEEKQAEIVQLFLYGLIGK; encoded by the coding sequence ATGAATAATTATGAAAAAAGAACGCTAAAAAAGAAGACCGCAATTATTCAGGCAGCTCTTTCATTATTTGGAAAACAAGGTTTTTCTGATGTAAGTATTAAAGATATTGCCGCCCTTGCAGATGTTTCGCAAGTGTCTATTTATAATTATTTTGGAAGTAAAGAAGCGCTTGTTGGTGAATGTGCTCGCATTATTATGCAAGATACCATTACTTTAGCGGAAGAAATTTTAGCATCAGAAGGAACATTCACGCAAAAATTAGAGCGGGCTCTAAAGCTCTGTAATGCAGAAATAAATCTGTCTTTAAGTAAATTTATATCGCAAGAAGCGAGTAAAGACGCGCAATTTATCACGCTGTTAGTGAATAATATTAATGCCCTTAAAAATGAGATTTATATGAAATATATCGCTATCGGCAAGCAAGAAAAAATTATTGATAGCCGTCTTTCTGATCAATCTATTCAACTTTTTATTAAAGCAATTAATGGTTTAGGTTTCACAGTCCCAGAGGAAGAACTTGAGGAGAAACAGGCGGAGATAGTGCAGTTGTTTTTGTATGGGTTGATTGGGAAATAA
- a CDS encoding type I restriction endonuclease, protein MKMDSETLLLDVKKLGERVSTLKDSIATEEATKTSLIMPFFQLLGYDVFNPLEFSPEYVADVGIKKGEKVDYAILNNNNPIILIEAKSIKSDLKNHDSQLFRYFGTTTAKFGILTNGNEYRFYTDLEEPNKMDKTPFFSFVLTEIKDVQISEIFKFQKENFDVENISKAASDLKYLNFVKEFLTKEVNDPSEEFVKFILGEIYDGMKTKVIIDKFTPVVKRGFRQFIADQVNSKLNAALNTSVSVEELEVPQVEANAEEEEDIITTEAEIEAFTTTKLLLKDTIDTSRIFYRDNKSYFNIILDNNIRKWVLRLYINNARTYFVINDEEKTTIEIVDVIDIFNHADKIIPVVERYL, encoded by the coding sequence ATGAAAATGGATAGTGAAACACTATTATTAGATGTAAAGAAATTAGGAGAAAGAGTATCTACGCTTAAGGATTCGATAGCTACGGAAGAAGCGACGAAAACATCCTTAATTATGCCTTTTTTTCAACTGTTAGGATATGATGTTTTTAATCCACTCGAATTTTCACCAGAGTATGTTGCGGATGTAGGGATAAAAAAAGGAGAGAAAGTAGATTATGCTATTTTAAATAATAACAATCCCATTATCCTAATTGAAGCGAAATCTATTAAATCAGATTTAAAAAACCATGATTCGCAGCTGTTTAGATATTTTGGAACTACAACAGCAAAATTCGGCATTTTAACTAACGGTAATGAATACCGATTCTATACTGATTTGGAAGAACCAAACAAGATGGATAAAACGCCATTCTTTTCCTTTGTACTTACAGAAATAAAAGATGTTCAAATTTCTGAAATTTTTAAATTCCAAAAAGAAAATTTTGATGTAGAGAATATTTCTAAAGCAGCTTCTGATTTAAAATATCTTAATTTTGTCAAAGAATTTTTAACTAAAGAAGTTAATGATCCAAGCGAAGAATTTGTTAAATTTATTCTTGGCGAAATCTATGACGGAATGAAAACAAAAGTAATTATCGATAAATTCACACCTGTTGTAAAAAGGGGATTTCGACAATTTATTGCAGATCAAGTGAATAGTAAACTAAATGCTGCGCTTAATACATCTGTTTCAGTAGAAGAATTAGAAGTTCCTCAAGTAGAAGCAAATGCAGAAGAGGAAGAAGATATTATTACAACAGAAGCAGAAATTGAAGCATTCACGACAACTAAATTATTATTGAAAGATACTATTGATACATCTAGAATTTTTTATAGAGATAATAAATCGTACTTTAATATAATTTTAGATAACAATATAAGAAAATGGGTTTTAAGATTATACATTAATAATGCAAGAACCTATTTTGTAATAAATGACGAAGAAAAAACTACCATAGAAATTGTTGATGTGATTGATATTTTCAATCATGCGGATAAAATCATTCCTGTAGTCGAGAGATACTTATAA